Sequence from the Halobaculum rubrum genome:
CGTCGTCGTTCCGGGGATGGTGCTGTTCACCTACTGGTTCATGAAGGCGGTCGAGCCCCGATACGCCGCCCAGCGCGAGGCAGTCGCCGACCTCAACACCCGACTCGAGAACGCCCTCGGGGGGATCCAACTGGTGAAGACGACCGGGACCGAGGAGTACGAGACGAGCCGCGTCGAGGACACCTCCTACAACTACTTCCGCAAGACGCTCTCGATGCTCCGCCTGAACTACGTGTACCGCCCCGGGATGGAGCTGTTCGCGGGGATCGCGTTCGCGACGACGTTCGTCGTCGGCGGCCTGTGGATCGTCTCCGGCACGGCACCGGGCCCGCTGACCGGCGAGCTTCGGGCGGGGACGTTCGTCACCTTCCTGTTCCTCACCCAGCGGTTCGTCACGCCGCTGGCGGAGGTGTCGAACATCGTCTCGCAGTACGAGAACGCCAAGGCCTCCTGCGAGCGCGTGTTCGGGCTCCAGGACATCCCCGCGTCGGTCACGGAGTCGCCAGACGCGGTCGCCCTCGACGACGTCGAGGGAGCGATCGAGTACGACCACGTCGACTTCGGCTACGAGGGCGAGGACCAGCTCGTCCTTCGCGACGTGGATTTCGGGGTCGAGTCGGGCGAGACGGTCGCGCTCGTCGGCCCCACCGGCGCCGGCAAGTCCACCCTGCTGAAGCTGCTCATGCGCCTGTACGACGTGGACGACGGCGCGGTTCGCGTCGACGGCCACGACGTGCGCGAGGTGACGCTGCGGAGCCTCCGCGAGTCGGTCGGCTACGTCAGCCAGGACACCTACCTCTTCGACGGGACCGTCGCCGAGAACATTCGATACGGGCGCTTCGATGCGGGCGAGGAGGCGGTTCGCGAGGCCGCGAAGGCGGCGGAGGCCCACGAGTTCATCGCGAACCTCCCGAAGGGGTACGACACCCGGATCGGCGAGCGCGGCGTGAAGCTGTCGGGCGGCCAGCGGCAACGCCTGTCGATCGCCCGCGTCGTGCTGCAGGACCCGGACGTGCTCGTCCTCGACGAGGCGACCTCCGCGGTCGACACCGAGACCGAACTGCTGATCCAGCGGAGCCTCGACCGCCTCGCCGAGGACCGGACGACGTTCGTCATCGCCCACCGGCTCTCGACGGTGAAGGACGCCGACGAGGTGCTCGTGTTGGAGGGCGGCGAGGTCGTCGAGCGCGGGGGCCACGAGGAGTTGCTCTCGAGGGACGGGCTGTACGCGAAGCTGTGGGGCGTGCAGGCCGGCGAGATCGAGTCGCTGCCGGAGGAGTTCGTCGAGCGAGCGAGGGAGCGGCAGGCCGAGACGCTTGCGGGGTCCGGTCCCGCGACGGACTGAGCGAGGCCGAGTGAGTGGAACGAACGAGGCCTCGGAAAGACGGCGGCGATGGCCGGCCGTGACAGCGTCGCCGACGACGATCAGAGGTCCTCGACGAGCTCGCCCATGCGCTCGATCGGGATCGCGCGCATCGTCTCGGTGTCCAGCCCGTGCCCCTCGATGGCGATCGCGACCTGGAGGGCCGCCTCCTCGTCCTCGACCTCGAAGGTGAGCAGGAAGTCGTACCCGCCGACGAGCGCGTGACTCTCCCGGAGTTCGGCCCCGAGGCGTTCGATGTCCTCCCGGACGCCGCCCCGGATCGACACCAGTTCCTGCGGGTTCTGGAACTGCGCCTCGTTCGCGTCCGCGAGTACGGTGTATGTCAACATACCACACGATAGTGGGTTCGCGACGAACGGTCTTCCCACGCTCCCACCGGCGATGGAATCCGCCACGACGGAACGGACCGTGGTACTGAAGCCGGCGTGAACTGACCGGTCGGCCATGACCGATACGACCCTCGACACGGATGCTGACTACGACGCGCTCGTCGTGGGCGGCGGCGTCGCCGGCCTCACCGCGGCGACGTTTCTCGCGCGCGCCGACCTCGCGACGCTCGTCGTCGACGGCGACGAGTCGATCCTCCGCCGCAACGCCCATCTGGAGAACGTCCCCGGCTTCCCCGCCGGCGTCAACGCCCGCCTGTTCGCGGACATGCTCCGCGATCAGGCCGAGCGCAACGGCGCCGAGATCAGGACCGGGTTCGTCGAGGGCGTCACCGGCGAGACCGGCGGGTTCACCGCCGCCGTCGACGACGGCACCGCGGTCACGGCCGCGCGGGTCGTCGCGGCGTCGTGGTCGGATCTCGACTACCTCGACGGCCTCGGCGTCGAGGCTCGCGACGCCGGGAGCAAGCGCTACGCCGAGGAGCACGCCCTCAGTCGCACCTCCGTCGACGGCGTGTACGCCGCCGGCCGGATCGCCGAGCGCTATCACCAGGCGGTCGTCGCCGCGGGCCACGGCGCCGAGGCGGCGATCACCCTGCTGCACGACGCCGAGGTACCCTTCTATCACGACTGGGTCGTCCCCGAGGGGTACTTCACCGACCGCGGGCGGGAGGTGCCGCCCGGCTGTGAGGAGATCACCGCCGCCGAGCAGGAACGCCGCGCCGCCGAGTCCCGGGAGACGATGCGGGCGTACTTCGCCGAGGAACACCCCGATCGGCAGCGGACCCATCCGAGCCTCGTCGACGACGACCTCGGCCGGGTCGACCCAGAGTGGTACGATGTCGGCGGCGGCGACGACGGCGACCTCGGCGACGACGGGACGGCCGACGGCGAGGCCACCGAGGACGACGACTGACGCGGCGGCCGCTCGGGCGACACCGCGAGGATTTACCACCCTACCCGCCGAGCCACCGCCAATGAGCGATCTCCTCGCCGACACCAACGTCGCGCTCGGCGTCTCCGGCTCCATCGCGGCCGTGAAGGTGGTCGAACTCGCCCACGAGCTCCGACGCCACGGCGCCTCGGTCCGCGCGGTGATGACGGACGCGGCGACCGGGATAATACACCCGTGGGCCGTCGAGTTCGCGACCGAGCGCGACGTCGTCACCGAGATCACCGGCTCCGTCGAACACGTCGAGCTGTGCGGTCGCGACGGCTGGGCGGACGTGCTCCTCCTCGCGCCGGCGACCGCCAACACCGTCGGCAAGATCGCCGGCGCCGTCGACGACACGCCGGTCACGACCTGCGCGACGACCGCGTTGGGGGCCGACGTGCCGGTCGTGTGCGCGCCGGCGATGCACGAGCCGATGTACGACCACCCCGGGGTGTTGGACGCGATCGATCGCGTGGAGTCGTGGGGCGTCGAGTTCGTCGACCCGCGGATCGAGGAGGGAAAAGCGAAGATCGCGACCGAGGACGCGATCGTCACGGCGACGGCGCGCGCCGCCGGGGATCGACCACTGGCCGGGAGCCACGTCGTCGTCACCGCCGGGGCGACGAGCGAGGCCGTCGACGACGTGCGCGTGCTCACGAACCGCTCGTCCGGGCGCACCGGCCGGGCGGTCGCACGGGCGCTCGCCGTCCGCGGCGCCGACGTGACGCTCCTCCACGACGCGGACGCGGCGAGGGGGCCGGGCGACGACGGGGACGTGTCGTACGCCGACGTGATAGACGTGGAGTCGGCCGCGGAGATGACCGACGCCGCGCTCGCGGCCTGTGTCGACGCCGACGCGCTGATATCGGCGGCGGCCATCGCAGACTACTCCGTGGCACAACAGGAGGGGAAGATACGGTCCGGCGAGGCATCGCTGACGCTGGAGCTGTCGCCCACACCGAAACTGCTCGACACCGTTCGCGAGGAGTACCCCGATCTGTGCCTCGTGGGATTCAAGGCGGAGCCCGGGGGCGACGACGAGACGCTCGCCGCGAAGGCGCGCGAGACGCTGGATCGGGTCGATCTCGCGTTCGTCGTCGCCAACGACGCCGCCGTGATGGGTGCCGCCGACACCCGCGCGCTCGTCGTCCGACGGGACGGGTTCGACGCCTACCGCGGGTCGAAGCTCGGGCTCGGGCTCCGTGTCGCCGACGAACTCGCGACCGTGATACGGGACGGGTAGATCGGAACTCGTCGCCGCGCTTTCGCGTCCGCGGGATCACAACGGTTTTGATCCGCTCTTTCCAACGACGGCACAAGAGCCCGTGATACCAACCAGCTACCGCCGACACACTCGCCCCGATCGGTATGGCGGCCGCAGGCCGGGGGGGACGCCGTGACCGACGGGGACGCCGCACCCGCCGGCGACGTCGTTGTTCCCGTCAAGGAGTCGAACACGCTCCGGAACACGGTCGGGTACGTCGTCCGACAGGTCGTCGAGTCCGGCGAGCCGTCGACGCTGCACTTCGTGTACCCGCTGTCGAGCCGCGGGACGGTCGGCGACGAGCACGACCGCGCGACCGACCTGCTCGAACGGATCGAGCTGTGGGTCGAGGAAGACCGAGAGGAGAACGACGAGTCGGTGTCCGTGGAGACGGCGGTCATCGGTGCCGACGAGTACCTGTTCAGCCCCGGCGACTACACCGATGCGATCGCCGAGTACGCCGAGCGGCAGGGAGTCGACCGGGTCGTGCTCGACCCCGAATACCGACCGACCGGCACGACGCCGCTGCTCCCGGCACTGGAGCGGGAGATCCGCGGAACGGGCCTCGATGTCGAGGAGGCGCCCGTCGAGCGGGAAACCCGACGGGGACGGCTCGCCCGCAGGTCGGGCCTCGGGCAGTTCCTGCTGCTGTTCGGTCTGTCGGCGGGCTTCTATCTGTTTCTCGCCGGCTGGTCGCTCAAGCCGTACACGATCATCACCGGTGTGGTGTCCGCCGGGGCGGTCGCCGCCACGCTGTGGCACGTGTCGTTTACCGGCGCGATCAGTCCGCGTCGACTGGCCACCCAGTTCGGACGACTGGGCCTGTACGCGGTGTTTCTGTTGTGGGAGATCGCGAAGGCGAACCTCCAGATCGCGTACGTGGTGCTGCACCCGTCCCTGCCGATCGACCCGAAGATGGTCGAGTTCGACGCGGACGTGTGGTCGACCGTCCCGGCGGCGACGCTGGCGAACAGCATCACCCTCACCCCGGGGACCCTGACGGTCGACGTCGAGCGTCGGCACTTCACCATCCATTCGCTGACCGCCGGCGCTCGCGAGGACCTCCTCGACGGCAAACTCGAACGGGCAGTCAGGTTCGTCTTCTACGGCCGATCTGCGGCCCGCCGTCCGACGCCGAGCGAGCGCGAGGAGGTGGAGGAGTGAGCCTCGTCGCCGACGCCCTGTTGACGGCGGCCGCGGGGTTCATGCTCATCTCGGTGGTGGTGCTGTACCGCGCAGTGAAGGGCCCGACGATGCAGGACCGCGTCATCGCGGTGAACGTCGTCGGCTCGAACACGGTGGTGGTCGCGGCGCTGATCGCGGCCGCGACCGACACGCCGGGCGCGCTCGACATCGCGCTCGTGTACGCGCTGCTCAACTTCCTGATGAGCATCGCGATCTCGAAGTTCACCGTCGAGCGCGGAGGTGTGCTGTAGATGGTGACCGTCACCGAAGCGGTCGTGATCGCGCTGCTGTTCGGCGGTCTCTTCTTCGCGTTCGTCGCCGCCGTCGGCCTGCTCCGGCTGCCGGACCTGTACACCCGGGCCCACAGCGCCTCCAAGAGCGACACGCTCGGGGCGGTGCTCACGCTCGGGGCGGCCGCCATCGCGCTCGATACGGGCGTCGACACGCTCAAGCTCGTGCTGTTGATCGTCTTCATGTTCATCACGAATCCGACCGCCGCCCACGCGATCGCGCGGGCGGCCGCAGACCAGGGCATCGAACCGTGGACCGTGGACGACGCCGAATCCGAGGGATCTGCGGGCGGCGACCCCGCCGACGGCGACTCGGTCGACCGTGACCCCGCCGACAACGACCCTGACGGCGCCGTCACGGACGGGGGTGACCGCCGGTGACACCCGTCGAGTGGGCGGTCCTCGCGTTCGTTCTCGGGGCGGCGCTGGCGACGGCGCTGCTTCGCGACGTGCTCGCGTCGATCATCGCCTTCGCGGCGTACAGCCTCGGGATCGCCGTCGTCTGGCTGCTGTTGCGCGCGCCGGACGTGGGGCTGACCGAGGCGGCCGTCGGCGCCGGCGTGACGACGGTGTTGTTCCTGTTGACGATCGCCAAGACCGTTAGACCAGCCGGAGACGACCTGTTCATCGACGTCGACCTGACGGCGGTCGGCGTCTCCGGGCTGCTCGTGGCCGCGCTGGCGACGACGCTGTCGGCGTTGCCGCCGGTCGGCTCGTCGTCGACGCCGGTCGCGACTTCGCGGGTGTCGAACTACTACCTGGAGAACGCCTACACCGAGACCGGCGTCGAGAACGCCGTGACGGCGGTGCTTGCGGCCTACCGCGGGTTCGACACCCTCGGGGAGGCGGTCGTCGTGTTCGCCGCGCTCATCGGACTGCTGGTCGTGCTCGACCGGGGGGTGTTGGCATGAGCTCGTCGTCGACGGCCGACGGCGACGACGAGTTCTCCGTCGCGAACGGCCCCGATCGGCCGTACGTCGAGAGCCCGATCATCATGGCCACCGTCCGCATCGTCGCGCCGTTCGTGTTCACGCTCGGCGCGTTCGTGATGTTCCACGGCGCCGACTCCGCCGGCGGCGGCTTCCAGGGCGGCGTCATCGTCGGGACCGCGATCCTGATGATCGCGATCGCCTTCGGCGTCGGGCCGACCCGCGACTGGCTCTCCGCGTCGATGCTCACGGTGCTCGTCGTCTTCGGCGTCGCGCTGTTCATGGGGATCGGCCTCGCCGCGGTCGCCTCCGGCGGCGCGTTCCTCGAGTACACGGCCATTCCGGTGGCACACTCCAGCAAGTACGGTATCGAACTGGTCGAGGTCGGGATCGGGATCATCGTCTCCGTGACCGTCGTCGGCCTGTTCTTCGCGCTGGCGGCGGGCCACTCGAACGAGGACGACGAGGAGGTGGCGGAGTGATCGACGTGCTCGTCGACCGGGCGTACTTCGTCGTCGCGTTCCTGCTGCTCGGGATCGGCGCCCACATGGTGATCGGGGATCGAAACCTCGTCAAGAAGGTGATCGGGATGAACGTCTTCCAGTCCGGGATCTTCCTGTTCCTCATCGCCTCGGCGTACGTGACCGGCGCGTCCGCGCCGCTGCTGTCGGAGCCGGGGCCGTACGTGAGCCCGCTGCCGCACGTACTCATCCTGACGGCCATCGTCGTCGGGGTGAGCCTCACCGCGGTGGCGCTTGGACTCATCGTCCGTATCTACGGGGAGTACGGAACGCTCCGCGCGGACGTGGTCACGGAGGTGAACGACGGTGAGTGACCTCCCGGCGCTGCTGGTCGTGCTCCCGATCCTCGGGGCGCTCGTGTCGCTGCTCGCGGGGGTTCGCTTCGACCGCTCCGGGTGGTACGTCGCGGCGGCGACGCTGTCGGTGCAGGTCGCCGGCGCGGTCGCGTTCGCCGCCGACGGGCTCTCGGGCGCTCCCGGGAGCTACGCCGTCGGGGACTTCACGATCCCGTACGGGATCGAACTCCTCGTCGACGGGCTGTCGGCGACGATGGTCGTGCTGGTGGCGGTCGTCGCGCTCGGCGTGCTCGCGTACGCACGTCGCGCCGGACCGCGCTCGAACCAGTTCTACTCGACGTATCTCCTGCTCGTCACCGGGCTCACCGGGATGTCGATCACCGGTGACGCGTTCAACATGTACGTGTTCCTCGAGATCACCGGCCTAACCGCCTACGCGCTCGTCGCCAGCGGCGAGGGCGGCCGCTCGGCGGTGGCGGGCCTGAAGTACCTGCTCGTGGGGACGTTCGGCGCCTCGCTGTACCTGCTGGGCGTCGGCTACGCGTACGTCGCCACGGGGACGCTGAACATGGCCGACCTGTCGACCGAGCTCGCCGCCGTCGGCTACGCGTCGCCGCTCGTCCGGGCGTCGTTCGCGTTCGTCGTCGTCGGGCTGTTCGTCAAGGTCGCGATGTTCCCGCTGCACACCTGGCAGCCGGAGGCGTACGCCGGCTCGCCCGACTCGGTGAGCGCGCTCATCGCCTCGCTCGTGTCGACGGTGAGCGCGTACGCGCTCGTCCGGATCGTGCTCACGGTGTTCACGCCGGAGTTCCTCGACGCGGTCCCGTTCGCGCGCCCGCTGCTGGCGGCGACGGCCGCCGTCAGCATCGTCGTGGGGAGCGGGCTCGCGGTCGCACAGACGGAGATCAAGCGGATGCTCGCGTACTCCTCGGTGTCGCAGTTCGGGCTCGTCGTCGCCGCGCTGTCGGTGACGAACGCGACGGCGCTGGTCGGACTGACGGTCCACCTCGTTGGCCACGCGGTGATGAAGGGCGGGCTGTTCCTCGCGGCCGGGCTCGTCGCCACCGGCGTCGGCGGTCGCTCCGTCGCCGACTTCGACGGGCTCGGCTCGCGGATGCCCGCCGCTGCGGCCGCCTTCGGCGTGCTCACGCTCGGAATGGTGGGCGTGCCGCCGGCGATCGGCTTCTTCGGCAAGTGGTACATCGTCGTCGGCACGCTGGAGGCGGGCGCGTGGGGGCTCGCGGTCGTCATCCTCCTGTCGACGCTGCTGACGCTCGCGTACTTCGCGCGCCTGCTCGAACGGATGTTCTTCCGCGAGGCGCCCGCCGCGGCCGAGACCGGCTCGGCCGACGCCGCCGTCGCCGACGGCGGCGAGGGACGCGACGCCGGCGGCCACTCCTCGGCCGACCGCGGCGTCTCGCTCGGAATGGTTGCCGTCGTCGTCGCGGCAGCCTTGCTCGCCGTCGGCCTCGGGGCGGCCGTCCCGGCGTATGAGTCCGCGCTCGCCCCGACCGTGGAGGTGCTCCTCTCATGACCGAGATCACGTCACTCAGACCGCTCGCGGCCGTGCTCGTCTCCGCCGTCGCGATCGTCCCGATCCTGCTGTCCGGGAGCCGACCGAACGTCCGCGAGTCGTGGACCGCGGTCGCGGCGCTCGCGAAGTTCGGCATCGTCGCCAGCATGGTCCCCGGCGTGCTCGCCGGCGACACGTACGTCACGGACCTGGGATCGTTCCTCCCGGGGGCCCGCTTCGCGCTGGAGGCGGACGCGCTGGGGATCCTCTTTGCGCTGTTGGCGAGCTTCCTGTGGATCGTCACCAGCAGCTACAGCATCGGCTACATGCGCGGGCTCGACGAACACGGCCAGACCCGCTACTTCGCCGCCTTCGCCGCCAGCGTCTCGGCGGCGGTGGGCGTCGCGTTCGCGTCGAACCTGCTGGTGATCTTCGTGTTCTACGAGCTGCTCACCGTGGCGACGTACCCGCTCGTCGCCCACGACGAGACCGACGAGGCCCGCTCGGCCGCCCGCAAGTACCTCGCGTACACCTTCGGCGGCGGCGTCGCCGTGTTGGCGGGCACCGCGCTCGTCTACTGGCTCACCGGAACCGTCGCGTTCACCCCCGGCGGGATCGAGGGGCTCGCCGCCGCGGACCCGCTGTTCGCCCGGTTGGCGTTCGCGCTGCTGGCGTCCGGGTTCGGCGTGAAGGCCGCGCTGATGCCGCTTCACTCGTGGCTGCCGGACGCGATGGTGGCGCCGACGCCCGTCTCCGCGCTGTTGCACGCGGTGGCGGTCGTCAAGAGCGGCGTCTTCGGTATCGCGCGCGTCGTCCTCGACGTGTTCGGACCGGAGACGGTCGGGGACCTCGGGATGGGGCTCCCGCTTGCGGCGGTCGCCGCGTTCACGCTCGTGGTCGCGTCCGTCATCGCGCTCAGACAGGACAACCTCAAGCGAAGGCTCGCCTTCTCGACGGTGAGCCAACTGTCGTACATCGTGCTCGGGCTGGCGGTGTTGGCGCCCACATCGTTGGTTGGCGGCCTGCTGCACATCCCCGCGCACGGGTTCATGAAGATCACCCTGTTCTTCGCCGCCGGCGCGCTCCACGTCGAGACCCACACCGACGACATCTCCGACATGGCCGGGATCGGGCGACGGATGCCGCTGACGATGGCGGCCTTTGCCGTCGCGGCCGCCGGGATGGCCGGCATCCCGCTGGTCGCCGGCTTCGTGAGCAAGTACTTCCTGCTCATCGGGTCGATATCGGCGGGACAGACGCTGTTCGCGGTCGCGCTGCTCGTCTCGGGAGTGTTGAACATCGCCTACTTCTGGCCGGTCGTGTACACAGCGTTCTTCGAGTCGCCCGAGGAGACCGACGAGAAGCCGCTCATCGGGGGACCGTTCGGTGGCCGGCTGTCGTGGGGTCCCGCGGCCGTCGCCGAGGCTGATGCTGACACTGACGCCGATACCGACGCTGTCGCGGACGGCGGCGGGGACGCGTACGGCCACGAAGGCGGCCACGACCACGCCGGCGGCTGGGAGCGCCGCGGGTGGACCGGCGGCGAGTCGACGTGGTTCATGATCGCGCCGATCCTCGTCACCGCTCTGGGCTCGGTCGTCCTCGGGATCGTTCCCGACGGCGCGGTGTTCCTCAGGATCGTCCGGCTGATCGTCGCGGGCGCGACGGGGGTGAGCGTCTGATGGTGGCGGTCGACCCCCTGGTCCCGCCGTTCGTGTTCGTGCTGGCGGCCGCGCTCGTCGTCCCGCTGCTGGGCCGACGCGGGGGACACGCGCTGGGCGTGCTCGCGACCGCGGCGGTCGTGCCGTACGTGTGGCTCGTGCCCGGCGGCGAGCACCTCCCGACGCTTTTGTTCGGCTTCGACGCCGTCCTGTTCAACGTCGACGGCTTCTCGCGGCTGATGGGCGTTATCTTCGGCTTCATCGGCGCGGTCGCGGTGCTGTACTCGTGGGCCAGCGGCGCCGACGAGCGCCAGACCGCCTTCGCGCTGGGTTACGTCGGCACGAGCCTCGGCGCCGTCTTCGGCGGCGACTGGCTCACGTTGATCCTCTTCTGGGAGCTGATGGCCGTTACCAGCACGCTGCTGGTGTGGCACTACGGCGGCCGCGCGGTCCGGGCGGGCTTCCGGTACGCCCTGCTGCACGGCGTCGGCGGCACGCTCCTGCTGGGAGCGATCGTCTGGCACTACGCCGCGGCGGGGACGTTCCTGTTCACCGGCGACGGGCTCGCGGGCGTCGTCGCCCCCGTGCTCGCCGCGGTGGGGATCGGCGTCAACGTCGGCTTCATCGGGCTGCACGCGTGGCTGCCGGACACGTACCCCCGGCCACACATCGCCGCGAGCGTGTTCCTGTGCGTGTTCACGACCAAGACCGGCGTGTACGGCATGTTCCGCGCGTTCCCGGAGGGTGAGATCGCGATCGCGTACATGGGCGCGCTGATGGCCGTCTTCGGCGCCGGCATGGCGCTGCTGCAGGGCGACATGCGTCGGCTGCTCTCGTATCACATCCAGTCGCAGGTCGGATACATGGTCGCCGGCGTCGGCCTCGGCGGCGCGCTCGCGACGGCGGGTGCCTTCGGCCACGTGTTCAACCACATCCTCTACAAGAGCCTGCTGTTCATGACCGTCGGCGTCGTCATCTACCGCACCGGCGAGGAGCACCTGGACGACCTGGGCGGCCTCTGGCGAAAGCTGCCGCTCACCGCCGTCGCGTTCCTGATCGCGGCGCTGTCGATCGCCGGCTTCCCCGGGTTCAACGGCTTCGTCTCGAAGGGGATGGTGCTCGGGGCCGCACACAAGAAGCACTACGACGTCATCTGGTACCTGCTGCTCGCGGGGGGCGTCGGCACGTTCCTCTCGTTCATCAAGCTGGGCTACTACGTGTTCCTCCACGGCGAGTACGACGGCGACGTGCGGCCGGCGAACGTCGGCCAGAAGGTCGCCATGGTGGCCGTGGCGGTTCCGTGCGTCGTGCTCGGCGTCTACCCGCCCGCGCTGTTCGCGGTACTGCCCGACACGGGAAGCTACGAGTACACGACCTACACCGTCAGCCACGTCGAGGAGGGGCTGATCCTCGCGGCGCTCGGCGTGGTCGGCTTCGTGATCCTGAAGAAGCCGCTCTCGAAGGTGGGCCGCGTGCCCGACGTGGACGCTCTCTACAACCGCGCGGGCTTTTACGGCACCCGCGCGCTCGTCGTCGGTGTCACCGAGCTGTACGCCGCCGTCGACCGTACGGTCGTCGCCGGCTCGAGTGCCGTCGCGGGCGCCGTCCGCGACCCCGCGGCGGTCGCCGAACGGTCCGGCGTCGTCCGGTCGCTCGTCGAGGACGAAAGCGTCGCGAGCGACGAGGCGGACGACCGGATCAGCCTCCGGGCCGGGTTCGGGACGAGCGTCCTGCTCGTGACCGCGCTGCTCATCGTGGCGCTGGTGCTCGTGGTCTGAGCCGGCCGGATCGCCTCCGCGGATCCGTCAACCTTTACGGGGTCGTCGCCGTCGGGTCGACATGGACCGCCTGCGCCAGTCCCTGCTGGAGGCGCCGATCATCGAGAAGGGCGAGTACCAGTACTTCGTCCACCCGATCAGCGACGGTGTTCCGATGCTGGAGCCCGAGCTCCTCCGGGAGATCGTCATCCGGATCATCCGGAAGGCCCAGATCGAGGACGTCGACAAGATCGTCACCCCCGCCGCGATGGGGATCCACATCTCCACCGCCCTGTCGCTGATGACCGACATCCCGCTGGTCGTCATCCGCAAGCGCGAGTACGGCCTCGACGGCGAGGTCGCGCTCCAGCAGGAGACGGGCTACTCCGAGGGCGAGATGTACATCAACGACGTGTTCGAGGGCGACCGCGTGCTCGTGCTCGACGACGTGCTCTCGACGGGCGGCACCATGAAGGGCATCCTCGACGCGCTCACCCACATCGGCGCCGACGTGGTCGACGTGGTCGCGGTGATCAAGAAGGCGGGCCCGAACAAGCTCGACGACACCGACCACTCGGTGAAGACGCTGATCAACGTCACCGTCGAGGACGGCGAGGTCGTCGTCGTCGACGAGTACGGCGACGGCTGAGGCGGCCGACTCCCCCGCGTTTTTCACGACGGCGCGCCCACCAACGGTATGGTCTCGACTCGCTTCCTCGGCGTGATCTCCACGGCGATGCTCGTCGTCGGCGCCCTCTCGATCGGACAGGCGCTGCACCTCTCGGTCGTCACCGGCGAGGTCGGCGTGACCTCGACGCCGGTGGTCGTGTACGGCGTCGCCGGCGTCGTCGCGCTCGCGATCGGCTACCGCGCCCGGAGACCGATCGCCGAGGAGTACGGGCTCACCAGCGACGCCCGCGAGCGCGGCGAACACGAACGGTCGCGACGCGACCGCGACCCCTCCTCGGT
This genomic interval carries:
- a CDS encoding ABC transporter ATP-binding protein; translation: MSAEEESAFDVYRDRVDRPLYRLFTEYGLDKWPWLLVGMTANVIARGASLLPPLVLGVAIDAAFTGDQPYTLPLVPGGWLPTTAPDEAQFWFSVWLIVGSFAVTAALTWVYGVAANNFAHRVMHDVRTDSYAKMQDLDMTFFDDKQTGEVMSVLNNDATNLERFLDDALQNSVRLGVMLLGIGIVLFERNAQLALVTLVVVPGMVLFTYWFMKAVEPRYAAQREAVADLNTRLENALGGIQLVKTTGTEEYETSRVEDTSYNYFRKTLSMLRLNYVYRPGMELFAGIAFATTFVVGGLWIVSGTAPGPLTGELRAGTFVTFLFLTQRFVTPLAEVSNIVSQYENAKASCERVFGLQDIPASVTESPDAVALDDVEGAIEYDHVDFGYEGEDQLVLRDVDFGVESGETVALVGPTGAGKSTLLKLLMRLYDVDDGAVRVDGHDVREVTLRSLRESVGYVSQDTYLFDGTVAENIRYGRFDAGEEAVREAAKAAEAHEFIANLPKGYDTRIGERGVKLSGGQRQRLSIARVVLQDPDVLVLDEATSAVDTETELLIQRSLDRLAEDRTTFVIAHRLSTVKDADEVLVLEGGEVVERGGHEELLSRDGLYAKLWGVQAGEIESLPEEFVERARERQAETLAGSGPATD
- a CDS encoding GYD domain-containing protein, producing the protein MLTYTVLADANEAQFQNPQELVSIRGGVREDIERLGAELRESHALVGGYDFLLTFEVEDEEAALQVAIAIEGHGLDTETMRAIPIERMGELVEDL
- a CDS encoding NAD(P)-binding protein encodes the protein MTDTTLDTDADYDALVVGGGVAGLTAATFLARADLATLVVDGDESILRRNAHLENVPGFPAGVNARLFADMLRDQAERNGAEIRTGFVEGVTGETGGFTAAVDDGTAVTAARVVAASWSDLDYLDGLGVEARDAGSKRYAEEHALSRTSVDGVYAAGRIAERYHQAVVAAGHGAEAAITLLHDAEVPFYHDWVVPEGYFTDRGREVPPGCEEITAAEQERRAAESRETMRAYFAEEHPDRQRTHPSLVDDDLGRVDPEWYDVGGGDDGDLGDDGTADGEATEDDD
- the coaBC gene encoding bifunctional phosphopantothenoylcysteine decarboxylase/phosphopantothenate--cysteine ligase CoaBC, whose amino-acid sequence is MSDLLADTNVALGVSGSIAAVKVVELAHELRRHGASVRAVMTDAATGIIHPWAVEFATERDVVTEITGSVEHVELCGRDGWADVLLLAPATANTVGKIAGAVDDTPVTTCATTALGADVPVVCAPAMHEPMYDHPGVLDAIDRVESWGVEFVDPRIEEGKAKIATEDAIVTATARAAGDRPLAGSHVVVTAGATSEAVDDVRVLTNRSSGRTGRAVARALAVRGADVTLLHDADAARGPGDDGDVSYADVIDVESAAEMTDAALAACVDADALISAAAIADYSVAQQEGKIRSGEASLTLELSPTPKLLDTVREEYPDLCLVGFKAEPGGDDETLAAKARETLDRVDLAFVVANDAAVMGAADTRALVVRRDGFDAYRGSKLGLGLRVADELATVIRDG
- a CDS encoding monovalent cation/H+ antiporter subunit E, with amino-acid sequence MTDGDAAPAGDVVVPVKESNTLRNTVGYVVRQVVESGEPSTLHFVYPLSSRGTVGDEHDRATDLLERIELWVEEDREENDESVSVETAVIGADEYLFSPGDYTDAIAEYAERQGVDRVVLDPEYRPTGTTPLLPALEREIRGTGLDVEEAPVERETRRGRLARRSGLGQFLLLFGLSAGFYLFLAGWSLKPYTIITGVVSAGAVAATLWHVSFTGAISPRRLATQFGRLGLYAVFLLWEIAKANLQIAYVVLHPSLPIDPKMVEFDADVWSTVPAATLANSITLTPGTLTVDVERRHFTIHSLTAGAREDLLDGKLERAVRFVFYGRSAARRPTPSEREEVEE
- a CDS encoding cation:proton antiporter → MSLVADALLTAAAGFMLISVVVLYRAVKGPTMQDRVIAVNVVGSNTVVVAALIAAATDTPGALDIALVYALLNFLMSIAISKFTVERGGVL
- a CDS encoding DUF4040 domain-containing protein, coding for MTPVEWAVLAFVLGAALATALLRDVLASIIAFAAYSLGIAVVWLLLRAPDVGLTEAAVGAGVTTVLFLLTIAKTVRPAGDDLFIDVDLTAVGVSGLLVAALATTLSALPPVGSSSTPVATSRVSNYYLENAYTETGVENAVTAVLAAYRGFDTLGEAVVVFAALIGLLVVLDRGVLA
- a CDS encoding MnhB domain-containing protein, yielding MSSSSTADGDDEFSVANGPDRPYVESPIIMATVRIVAPFVFTLGAFVMFHGADSAGGGFQGGVIVGTAILMIAIAFGVGPTRDWLSASMLTVLVVFGVALFMGIGLAAVASGGAFLEYTAIPVAHSSKYGIELVEVGIGIIVSVTVVGLFFALAAGHSNEDDEEVAE
- a CDS encoding cation:proton antiporter subunit C, which gives rise to MIDVLVDRAYFVVAFLLLGIGAHMVIGDRNLVKKVIGMNVFQSGIFLFLIASAYVTGASAPLLSEPGPYVSPLPHVLILTAIVVGVSLTAVALGLIVRIYGEYGTLRADVVTEVNDGE